CAAAAACGACATATTGTatactcttaaaaaaacaatGTTCAATACTATAATATATATCTTATATTCATTCAACAAGCGTGACCAGCACTCATAGTTAATCCTTGTATTGattcttattaaataaaaatatatacatatatataatgcatggttaactagtatttttattaaaagattttttttttaatttttgtttaacacGGAATGTATTACTATCGGTAGTACCTGACACCGGACAGTCTCATTTATTTAGCGTAAGAGGCCTTAACGCAAGGTGGGCCGGCTGGTCCAAGCCGAGCCTAAATACACAGTGAGTCAAACCGAGACGGACGCCAAAACAAGCCCACAATCCGAGTTTCCCCAAACTCTCTTTCGGTTCCGCCGATCTGTGCGCGAGAAAGCCGTCTCGTGTGGATAGAAACCGGAATTGGCCGAAGTCTCTCTCTGTATCTCTCAATCGGTATTCATAGCAATCTACAACACATCAACGAGAAATCTCGGGGTTCCATCAGGTACTCACGCGTATTCTATATCTAATATGACTCATTTTACTTAATTTTGGGCGAGAATAGAGGAATTCAAATTTGGGGATAGGTTTATCCGTTTAGGACTTTgaattgttgtgcaaattggAGGGGCATTAGGGTTAGTGGGGTTTTAGCTGTTATGGGGCGGTCGCACAGGTACCAGAGCACCGACCCACCAGACGACTGGGTTGATGAATCGTGGACCGTGGACTGCTTGTGCGGTGTGAACTTCGACGACGGTGAGGAGATGGTCAATTGCGACGAGTGCGGCGTGTGGGTGCACACGCGGTGCTCGCGTTACGTCAAGGGAGACGATATCTTTGTGTGTGATAAGTGTAAGGGAAAGAATGGTAGTAATAGGAATGATAGTGAGGAGACTGAGGTTGCGCAGTTGTTGGTGGAGCTTCCCACCAAGACGGTGAGAATGGAGAGTGGTGGGTATGGGTCCAATGGGCTGCCGGCTCCAGCACCAGCGCCAGCACCGAGGCGGCCGTTCAGGCTTTGGACCGATATCCCGATGGAGGAGAGGGTGCATGTGCAGGGGATTCCGGGTGGTGATCCGGGTTTGTTTGGCGGGTTGCCGTCAGTGTGTACGCCGGAGCTGTGGAAGTGCACTGGGTACGTGCCCAAGAAGTTTAATTTTCAGTATAGGGAGTTCCCTTGTTGGGATGAGAAGAAAGAGGGAGATTCTAGGATTGAAGAGGAGAATGAGAACCAGGTTGATAAGGGTGCCGGCGTTTTGTTCTCCTTGTCGAAGGAGAGGGTTTTTGCTGCCCCTGTGGCAGCTTTGGTCGGAATGAGAGGAAGGAGCGAGGAAGAAGGTGGGTGTGATAGGAAGGTGGCGCCTTTGAAGGAGATGAAGACGTGGGATAGTGAGGAATTAGATGCTAGACGCGTGCAGAATGGTGGTGTGAAAAAGGAGAGGAGCTTACTTCGACCTTTTGTAGTACAATCGACCAAGCGCAAGAAAGAAGATTGGGGGACATCCAAAGATCGGAGTGGGAAGAAGAAGGCTAGAGCTGCTGAGAAAGAGGCAGATGCAAGGAAGAGAGGTTCACATTCTTCTAAAACAGGTGATTTGGTGTACCCTGCAATGCTTTTGGAGTGtgtatatatttgtgtgtgtatgCATAATGTATATTTTATAGTACAAACCAGTGTTATCAATTATTTTCTAGCTTTACATTAATTGCAAAACTTTTGATGGTGCACCACATCTTGCAGCGGTTGACATGCGCTTGTtgacttcaattttttgttttcatttctattaCTAGCGTTTACACCCACCAGTGAATTTTATGAAGACAGAGGTCCGAAGTTTATCAAAGATGACATTAAAAGTATTAAGAACAAGAGTTTGAAGGATGCTGTGGTTCCAGAGCACGTACCAGATGGTTATCTTGCAGTAGACAATAATGTTGAAGAGCTTAAAAACAACTTACCTGCTACTAAGCACTCTTCAGAAACCTTACCTTCTGACTTGCCTAGGTGTGTGCTTTCTTCTGGAGCTGTTCTCAAGGAAGAAAAAGATGGCCATCAAGTACCTACAGCGGTTGAGAGTTCTCCAGGAACTGTTGTTGGTGTTGCATCATCGTTAGAAAATATTGATGCTGGTGGTGTTCCTGTAAAAGAAGAGGTATGGTTCATTGCTGCTCACTCATATAgtgtagtaaaaagtaaatttccATCTTGTACTTAGGGTAATTTCGAGTACTTTGTCTGTAATATTGCAAAGCAAGGTAGTCTTGAAATTAGCTTTATATTGCTATACTCCACTGCCCCTACTGCTAAACCATTATTGGCCTATCGCCAATGGTGCAGGTACCACTGCCATTCCCGGTTACCTACATGAGGTAATCACCCAGAATCTGACTGTCCAGAGTGTGTTAGAAGCAAGGCTGTAAACTCTGCAAAATAGAACTTTTACATTAAAGGTTTCCTGATACTGGGTTTAAATTAGGTTTGACAGCCAACATCCTTTAATAGCAAGGGTTTGGAATTTAAAGGGAGCTGGATGATAATGGTCTGGAAGAGTTTTGAAAGTTGAGTTGATGACTAGTTTATGAAAGTTTATGTAATTAAAGCATCATTTATGCTGTGAAGTTAAAGAAAGTCAAAGAAGATGGATAATTTAGAGGTGGAGTGAGGATGACATGGGAGATCAAATCTAGGGTGTTTATGCGATGTGTTTTGAGGGGAGGTTAGTCACAGGCAAGTGGGAATGTGTGCATGCGCTATTGGTAGTACTTAGTTTTAATCATTACTTTGTGACTTTGAATGTATTAATATGTCGCTTATATTAGGTAACACCTGCAAAGCAAGGAAACCAAGTGGATTTGGACCATACCTATTAGACTGCCATTAAATACTGAcccaaaaaaaaggaggggaaaaaaaaaagaataggacCCCATTCATAAGTGACAAATGTTCAACCGCAATGTAGGCTTAAAACTGTAGTCGAATGAAGCCCAACCCTGTTAAtgttaaaaccaaaatttttaactCTCTAAGCTAGTTATAACTAATACAAGGCTGTGTACATTGAGACCAGAGGTTTTGGCATTGTTCAAGCTGGCTGACAGGCCTGATTGCATCTTCATTAGCTGTCATTCTTAAAAgttgtatttttgttattgtagtGAAAAGTGTATCGTGGAAGCCTCATAAGCAATTGATTGATTCTGgtgattatttttttccttagaaATGGGTTCTGAATACAACACACATGTTGTAGTTTTGTTATTGTAGTGAAAAGTGTATCGTGGAAGCCTCATAAGCAATTAATTGATTCTGgtgattatttttttccttagaaATGGGTGAatacaacacacacacacacatgttaTCTGTGTTCATGTATGCCTTTGTGAGTATGCTTTATATGCTTTTAGACAACCTATTCTTTTGGGATGGTATCTCTTAGAATAGAGATCTatgcttatcaaaaaaagaatagaGATCTATGTCACATTGACTCATGTTTGGTGTTGAgtgctgtattttttttttttgggtgtctgATTTTTCCACTATTCAAATCTTAGGATATGGGATTTACCTAAAAAGGATCCAAATATTGGATACTGGTATGTGGACCTGCCATATCCTGTTTTAAGTAATTGGTAGTATACTTCTAATCACACCTGTTACATGTTTTGCTTAACTAAATTTTATTATGTATCTCGTGATTTAGTGGATGTAGCAACTCTAGTGCAGAAACAacttttaacctttttttttaaaagtgagtAGTCTAGAGTTGTAGTTTTTAGATTCAATTGCTGATGCTTTTTACAGGAATCATTTAATGAAGCCCTGTTTCTTGTACTTAGAAAAATaggtaaaatagaaaaagttttCCCATGGCAGTAGACTTGGCAGTTATGTATAGCCAGTTCAGCAATGAAAGTTTTATGTTCTTTGCTAACTTTCTATCAAAGGTGTCTATAGCTGGTTGCTTAGCGTGGCATGATGTGGTACTTTGTGATAAAATTTTTTGTCTTCcccaaaaatattatttttgggttGGAAGCAGCCACTGTTGTGTTGACCCAGGTACCTTGGGACAAGTTGCGGGGTCATGTATCACAGATAGGATTGGTTTGTTAGTGTGTTAGTGTCTATCAGCGTGTGTGTGGGTACATGTGCTGTGTTTGCGTGTAcgtgtttgtttgtgtgtgcacATGTGTATGCTCATATTATATGCTTCTAGACTTCAATTTGAGTGATACTTTTGTTTCTTAAAATAGGGAGCTAGCGAGGAAAATGATAACTTAGAAAATAGTGCAGAAGGTTCTGCTAGACCTGTTGTGAAGCCTCCCATTGCAGATCTGGCTAGTACTGCACCAGAAGTTAAGGACAATCAGATTCTTCATGACTTTAATGGTGACATGTCACTGACCTCTGTACAACCAAGCGTTAAAGTAAAAACTGAAGAAGATGATACGAATTCTAGGGGGATCTTGAATACTCAGTCTTCTCCTCTAGGTGATGCAAAAGATACAGGAATATCTTCTGATCAAATGTCTGAAAATTCTAAAGTGAATGATGCACCTTTAAGCTGTTCACAATCCAGTGACCATATCCAAGATGCGCAATCGAGTGACCATAAACAAGATGCTGAAAGAAGTTCAGAAGCGGTCAGTGATTACCATATAGATAAATGTGATGAATTATCTGGTGGTCCTTGTCAGCTTAAACGATTGGAGGACTCAGAATGTTCTGTGGCAGTTAAAAAGATTCCTTCCGAAGCCAAACATGTGTTGGGATTTGCTGAAGAGTGTTCAAGATCTGATGTAACTATCTTAAACTCTTCAGCACAACCCAGCCAACATAATATGGTAGTATCTATTGGAAAATCTTCTTCCACTTCATCCACCATTGTGCCGTCCAAATCATCCACTAGTGACGACTTTAAACCTGCAGATACTCAGAATCCAAACCCTATCACTATGCAACGAGCAACATCTGACTGCAATGTTAGAAATAAGAAAGATCGTGCTTCCAGTGATGTGGTCAAGGTTGAAGAAAAGGATGACTTGCCTCGGAATACCGTAAAAGAGCGTCCGAAATCTTCTGAAAATTCTGCTTTGAAAGCATCACACTCGAGCAGGATTTCACATGATTCTGTTCCAAAGCGAACTGTATCAGATTCTAAAGATTCTGTCCTCCACTCATCTTCTAAATCCACTTCAGCACAGAATATTGTTCCTAGTACTGGCTCCGGTGAGTCTGCTGGATCACTGCACCATCAGAAGTCTTTACATGCACAAAATAAGATTCCAGCTTCAGGTCAATTTCAAAGAGTTGAAAAGTTTAACCATGCAAATTTTCCGCCATCATCTAAGATGAATCAGAGCCATGGACCTTCTGGGCATCCTCCAGCTTCAAATTCTCCTGCGATCCTTAGCGATGAAGAGGTGTGAGCAGATGTTTCTCATATTAGAGATTTCACTGGATTTTGTGTTTGATCCATCtgtatttatcttattttccttttggtttttGGCAGCTTGCTTTACTTCTGCATCAAGAACTCAACAGTTCTCCTAGAGTACCTCGTGTGCCACG
This genomic interval from Corylus avellana chromosome ca3, CavTom2PMs-1.0 contains the following:
- the LOC132176338 gene encoding uncharacterized protein LOC132176338; protein product: MGRSHRYQSTDPPDDWVDESWTVDCLCGVNFDDGEEMVNCDECGVWVHTRCSRYVKGDDIFVCDKCKGKNGSNRNDSEETEVAQLLVELPTKTVRMESGGYGSNGLPAPAPAPAPRRPFRLWTDIPMEERVHVQGIPGGDPGLFGGLPSVCTPELWKCTGYVPKKFNFQYREFPCWDEKKEGDSRIEEENENQVDKGAGVLFSLSKERVFAAPVAALVGMRGRSEEEGGCDRKVAPLKEMKTWDSEELDARRVQNGGVKKERSLLRPFVVQSTKRKKEDWGTSKDRSGKKKARAAEKEADARKRGSHSSKTAFTPTSEFYEDRGPKFIKDDIKSIKNKSLKDAVVPEHVPDGYLAVDNNVEELKNNLPATKHSSETLPSDLPRCVLSSGAVLKEEKDGHQVPTAVESSPGTVVGVASSLENIDAGGVPVKEEGASEENDNLENSAEGSARPVVKPPIADLASTAPEVKDNQILHDFNGDMSLTSVQPSVKVKTEEDDTNSRGILNTQSSPLGDAKDTGISSDQMSENSKVNDAPLSCSQSSDHIQDAQSSDHKQDAERSSEAVSDYHIDKCDELSGGPCQLKRLEDSECSVAVKKIPSEAKHVLGFAEECSRSDVTILNSSAQPSQHNMVVSIGKSSSTSSTIVPSKSSTSDDFKPADTQNPNPITMQRATSDCNVRNKKDRASSDVVKVEEKDDLPRNTVKERPKSSENSALKASHSSRISHDSVPKRTVSDSKDSVLHSSSKSTSAQNIVPSTGSGESAGSLHHQKSLHAQNKIPASGQFQRVEKFNHANFPPSSKMNQSHGPSGHPPASNSPAILSDEELALLLHQELNSSPRVPRVPRMRNAGSLPQLASPGVTSMLIKRSSSSGGKDHSSVSRRKYKDTSKDGFRSSREIDDEAKKMDRVPSSPDRRRQDVVHKADASTKKEENGSPTGLLSVKKNIPSASTTTNSGPSSSTEANERNLSSIRNSPRNTSDDDTGAVGGPVHRTLPGLINEIMSKGRRMTYEELCNAVLPHWHNLRKHNGERYAYSSHSQAVLDCLRNRHEWAQLVDRGPKTNSSRKRRKSDADESEDNEYGKSRSTKEVEGKSLDSQREEFPKGKRKARKRRRLSLQGRGIKDVRKSRKADLLTDDDVGPFSDSSEESMFSEDEIQGGGACPAGSEASASLDDTGTL